Proteins encoded by one window of Egibacteraceae bacterium:
- a CDS encoding DUF1778 domain-containing protein, translated as MRASTRQEQLIRAAAAASDTTLTDFILDTAVTQAEKLLADRRYFLLDEQEWDAFERVLDAPVPATPKLDALLSAPSPFTGDE; from the coding sequence TTGCGCGCGAGCACGCGGCAGGAGCAGCTCATCCGTGCTGCTGCCGCGGCGTCGGACACGACGCTCACCGACTTCATCCTCGACACCGCGGTGACGCAGGCCGAGAAGCTGCTCGCGGATCGGCGCTACTTCCTGCTCGATGAGCAGGAGTGGGACGCCTTCGAGCGTGTGCTCGACGCCCCGGTGCCCGCCACTCCCAAGCTCGACGCGCTGCTGTCGGCGCCAAGCCCCTTCACCGGCGACGAGTAG
- a CDS encoding GNAT family N-acetyltransferase: MEGLRRPTRLERRHIREGFHSGAPELDDWLVEYAWENQQANNATTFVTTLDDRVVGYYSLTVASVAKAEAPERLAKAAPTQIPCLLLARLAVDQSVQGRGVATGLLADALSRGANLAHEVGVRALLVHARDDAARAFSLSKAEFLASPADDLQLLLPMKWILQKFDSSAEQRALPAWA; this comes from the coding sequence GTGGAGGGCCTGCGGCGCCCCACGCGGCTTGAACGTCGCCATATCCGCGAGGGATTCCACAGTGGCGCGCCCGAGCTCGACGACTGGCTCGTTGAGTACGCGTGGGAGAACCAGCAGGCGAACAACGCCACGACCTTCGTCACCACGCTCGACGACCGGGTCGTCGGGTACTACTCGCTGACGGTCGCCAGCGTTGCGAAGGCCGAGGCGCCCGAGCGGCTCGCCAAGGCTGCGCCGACCCAGATCCCCTGCCTGCTGCTCGCCCGCTTGGCGGTTGACCAGTCGGTGCAGGGCCGGGGGGTCGCCACCGGGTTGCTGGCGGACGCGCTTAGCCGTGGGGCCAACCTCGCGCACGAGGTGGGTGTGCGGGCGCTGCTCGTCCACGCCCGCGATGACGCGGCGCGCGCGTTCTCCCTGTCCAAGGCGGAGTTCCTGGCGTCCCCGGCTGACGACCTGCAGTTGCTACTGCCGATGAAGTGGATCCTGCAGAAGTTCGACAGCAGTGCCGAGCAAAGAGCGCTGCCCGCGTGGGCGTAA
- a CDS encoding DUF6036 family nucleotidyltransferase: protein MQFDEAGLREALGALGRLLERRGQHFDVVVVGGSALLLSGFVTRPTIDVDVVAIATSAGLVKASPLPEPLVHAVEDIAAQLDLPATWLNAGPADLMDWGLPEGFAERLRRRSFGGLVVALAERFDLICFKLYAFADQGPTSRHYDDLRALEPSSGELEEAAVWCRTQDPSEGFVGLLAAALRLLEAE from the coding sequence ATGCAATTCGATGAAGCCGGCCTTCGCGAGGCACTCGGCGCGCTCGGCCGCCTGTTGGAGCGTCGCGGCCAGCACTTCGACGTCGTGGTGGTGGGTGGGTCTGCTTTGCTCTTGAGCGGCTTCGTCACGCGACCGACGATCGATGTCGATGTCGTCGCGATCGCGACGAGCGCTGGCCTGGTCAAAGCGTCGCCGTTGCCGGAGCCCCTGGTCCATGCGGTGGAGGACATCGCCGCCCAGCTCGACCTGCCCGCGACGTGGCTGAATGCGGGTCCGGCGGACCTGATGGATTGGGGGCTGCCTGAGGGGTTCGCCGAGCGCCTTCGACGGAGGAGCTTCGGGGGGCTCGTCGTCGCGCTGGCCGAGCGCTTCGACCTGATCTGCTTCAAGCTCTACGCGTTCGCTGATCAGGGCCCGACGAGCCGACACTACGATGACCTGCGGGCGCTGGAGCCCTCGAGCGGAGAGCTGGAGGAGGCGGCGGTGTGGTGCCGCACGCAGGATCCTTCGGAGGGCTTCGTCGGGCTCCTGGCGGCGGCGCTGCGCCTCCTCGAGGCGGAGTAG